The Brassica napus cultivar Da-Ae chromosome C7, Da-Ae, whole genome shotgun sequence genome has a segment encoding these proteins:
- the LOC106422034 gene encoding serine carboxypeptidase-like 15, translating into MDFWILKLLLPQLLLVLIQHADASSIIKYLPGFEGPLPFQLETGYIGVGEAEEDQMFYYFIKSERNPEEDPLLVWLTGGPGCSSFSGLVYENGPLAFKVEAYNGSIPTLVSTTYSWTKVANIIYLDQPVGTGFSYSRNPLADIPSDTGSAKRVDEFLRKWLDKHPEYFSNPFYVTGNSYSGKVIPAIVQEISNGNYICCKPQINLQGYVLGNPVTNVDIDNNTRIPFAHGMALISDELYESMKKRCGGNYFNVDPQNTECLELVKDYKMSVSRIYEELILQSNCDKTSPDCYTYWYSLSEYWANNESVRRALRVVKGTTGEWDRCNWNVQCNQDIQSSIPYHMNNSIKGYRSLILSGDHDMTIPFVGTQDWIRSLNFSIVEKWRPWMVNDQVAGYTKTYANKMTFATVKGGGHTLEYKPVESSILFERWISGQPL; encoded by the exons atggatttttggaTACTAAAGTTGCTGCTGCCACAACTTCTGCTTGTGCTCATTCAACATGCTGATGCAAGCTCTATCATCAAATATCTTCCTGGCTTTGAAGGccctcttcctttccagcttgAAACTGG gTACATTGGTGTTGGTGAGGCAGAGGAAGATCAAATGTTCTACTACTTCATCAAATCTGAGAGGAACCCTGAAGAAGACCCCCTTCTTGTCTGGTTAACTGGAGGACCTGGCTGCTCTTCTTTCTCTGGCCTTGTTTATGAGAATG GGCCTCTTGCTTTCAAGGTTGAGGCCTACAATGGAAGTATCCCCACTTTGGTGTCTACTACATATTCATGGACTAAG GTGGCGAATATAATTTATCTGGACCAGCCTGTTGGGACTGGCTTCTCCTACTCAAGAAATCCCCTTGCTGATATACCAAGTGACACAGGATCAGCTAAGCGGGTCGATGAGTTTCTTCGTAAG TGGCTAGACAAGCATCCTGAATATTTCTCAAATCCTTTCTATGTCACCGGGAACTCTTATTCCGGTAAGGTGATTCCGGCCATTGTTCAAGAAATCTCAAATG GAAATTATATATGCTGCAAACCTCAAATAAATCTTCAG GGGTATGTGCTCGGAAACCCGGTAACAAATGTTGATATTGATAATAACACTCGCATTCCATTTGCTCACGGAATGGCACTCATCTCAGATGAACTCTATGAG TCAATGAAGAAAAGATGTGGAGGAAATTATTTTAACGTCGATCCTCAAAACACAGAATGCTTGGAACTCGTTAAAGACTACAAAATG TCTGTTTCTAGAATATATGAAGAACTTATCCTACAATCAAACTGTGACAAAACGTCTCCTGATTGCTAT ACTTATTGGTATTCACTATCTGAATACTGGGCTAATAACGAGAGCGTACGTAGAGCACTTAGAGTGGTGAAG GGGACTACAGGGGAATGGGATCGATGTAACTGGAACGTGCAGTGTAATCAAGACATTCAAAGCAGCATACCATACCATATGAATAACAGTATCAAAGGCTATCGATCTCTCATCCTCAG TGGTGATCACGATATGACAATCCCTTTTGTTGGAACTCAAGACTGGATAAGGTCTCTAAACTTTTCCATTGTTGAGAAATGGAGGCCATGGATGGTAAATGATCAAGTCGCAGG ATATACCAAGACTTATGCTAATAAGATGACATTTGCCACTGTAAAA GGAGGTGGGCACACACTAGAGTATAAACCAGTGGAGAGCTCAATCTTGTTCGAGAGGTGGATAAG